Proteins from a genomic interval of Clostridium sp. 'deep sea':
- a CDS encoding DUF262 domain-containing protein yields MNKYETTVFKFSKLKSKVSLPKYQRSYVWQESKKLKLINTIKRGLPVGTVLLSKRDGEYLIVDGLQRIATFKDFEKDPYKYLEETEISDDDVVNVLTSSDVSEELYNNYSPKSKKAIRNTTKELIIEGIKKNSELETYKKANIITNNLINKTSILCRDSEKKIHEKIYELLDKVNNIFTIDNYEIPAIIFTGSDKELVDVFKLLNSTGTSLSKYDVFSASWNDVILRNVDDDVLDAVLSKYETSMSKSGIEIHNFSSVEFKENKEITLFEYAYSIGKLIGEKTKRIFKSKSDDLVDSLGFSLLAGVYNVSNKEMVKLPDAMQSGNFDFNQLKDSLVKSAKKIEEILIQYISMYKKNYACHSELQLASYIITYHRLQYKITNTGVKRVKSNNDKIKKFTKYLPNHYVYDIYRKAWSGSGDTKLDDLVIDDSEQVYNTSINSSRYLYAIDKSEFKNVISSWINEQNSKDTTSISKEVKLFHNCIFKDRDVRYNNSGKDFEHIIPKKRFEELKNKRNIKIPISSPCNITIIPEYDNRMKKDKTYYEYEEVHNGVLKRYSIEELDKYNYPRRNKLEFIHNKKLNAKDYEKFINLRKYKILDDFMKAFYK; encoded by the coding sequence ATGAATAAATATGAGACAACAGTTTTTAAGTTTAGTAAGTTAAAAAGTAAAGTAAGTCTGCCAAAATACCAAAGAAGTTATGTATGGCAAGAGTCTAAAAAATTGAAACTGATAAATACAATCAAAAGAGGATTACCAGTGGGAACGGTGTTGCTGTCCAAGAGAGATGGAGAATATTTAATTGTAGATGGTTTACAAAGAATAGCCACATTTAAGGATTTTGAAAAAGATCCATATAAATACCTAGAAGAAACCGAAATATCCGATGATGATGTTGTTAATGTACTCACATCTTCTGATGTATCTGAAGAATTGTATAATAATTACTCACCTAAAAGTAAAAAAGCAATAAGAAACACTACTAAAGAGTTGATAATAGAAGGGATTAAGAAGAATTCCGAGCTTGAAACTTATAAAAAAGCAAATATAATAACTAATAATTTAATAAATAAAACTAGTATTTTATGCCGGGACTCAGAGAAAAAAATACATGAGAAAATATACGAGTTACTTGATAAGGTAAATAATATTTTTACAATTGATAACTATGAAATTCCAGCAATCATATTTACTGGGAGTGATAAAGAACTTGTTGATGTATTTAAATTACTTAACTCTACAGGAACATCATTATCAAAATATGATGTATTCTCTGCAAGCTGGAATGATGTGATATTAAGGAATGTTGATGATGATGTTTTAGATGCGGTTTTGTCTAAGTATGAAACTTCAATGAGTAAATCAGGAATTGAAATACATAATTTTTCATCAGTAGAGTTTAAGGAAAATAAAGAGATAACTTTATTTGAGTATGCATATTCCATTGGAAAACTGATAGGTGAAAAAACTAAAAGAATATTTAAATCTAAAAGCGATGATTTAGTAGATTCCTTAGGGTTTTCTCTGCTTGCTGGAGTATATAATGTTTCTAATAAGGAAATGGTTAAGTTGCCAGACGCTATGCAGAGTGGCAACTTCGATTTTAATCAATTAAAGGATTCCTTAGTTAAGTCAGCAAAAAAGATTGAAGAGATACTTATTCAATATATTTCAATGTATAAGAAGAATTATGCTTGTCATTCTGAATTGCAATTAGCGTCATACATAATTACGTATCATAGGTTACAGTATAAGATAACAAATACTGGTGTAAAAAGGGTTAAGAGTAATAATGATAAAATAAAGAAGTTTACTAAGTATTTACCTAATCATTATGTGTATGATATTTATAGAAAAGCATGGAGTGGATCAGGAGATACTAAACTGGATGATTTAGTAATAGATGATAGTGAACAAGTATATAATACAAGTATTAATAGTTCAAGATATTTGTATGCTATTGATAAGAGTGAGTTTAAGAATGTTATATCGAGTTGGATAAATGAGCAAAATTCTAAAGATACGACAAGTATATCGAAGGAAGTGAAGTTATTCCACAATTGTATATTTAAAGATAGGGATGTAAGGTACAATAATTCAGGGAAAGATTTTGAACATATAATTCCTAAAAAAAGGTTCGAAGAACTTAAGAACAAGAGAAATATAAAGATTCCAATATCATCACCTTGTAATATAACTATTATCCCTGAGTATGATAATAGGATGAAGAAAGATAAGACTTACTATGAGTATGAGGAAGTGCACAATGGAGTATTAAAGAGATATAGTATTGAAGAGTTGGATAAATATAATTATCCTAGAAGAAATAAGTTGGAGTTTATTCACAATAAGAAATTAAATGCAAAAGATTACGAAAAATTTATTAATTTAAGAAAGTATAAGATACTTGATGACTTTATGAAGGCGTTTTATAAATAG
- a CDS encoding response regulator transcription factor, with translation MEQILLVEDEKELALVTKDYFKKAGYEVKVINDGKEALDYLMLNNVKLLILDIMLPGVDGLTICEEVRKKSNIPIIIISAKTGEDARIIGLELGADDYIEKPYSVKELFVRVKSQFKRAYEMNIEMDKLVDGDLIIDINARQAFLKGERFLLTTKEYNLLKVLVKNKGRVIKKEKLFNMVWGTDSFSEFSTLTVHINKLREKIEKNSKDPKSIVTVWGVGYRYEGV, from the coding sequence GTGGAGCAAATATTATTAGTTGAAGATGAGAAGGAATTAGCCTTAGTTACTAAAGATTATTTTAAAAAAGCGGGGTACGAAGTAAAAGTAATAAACGATGGTAAAGAAGCTCTAGACTACTTAATGCTAAACAATGTTAAACTACTTATATTAGACATAATGTTACCAGGGGTAGATGGATTAACTATTTGTGAAGAAGTTAGAAAGAAGTCCAATATCCCTATAATTATCATAAGTGCTAAAACAGGAGAGGATGCAAGAATTATCGGTCTGGAGCTAGGTGCTGATGATTACATTGAAAAGCCATATTCGGTTAAGGAACTTTTTGTTAGAGTAAAATCTCAGTTTAAGAGAGCATATGAGATGAATATAGAAATGGACAAATTAGTTGATGGAGACTTGATTATTGATATAAATGCAAGGCAAGCGTTTTTAAAAGGGGAGAGATTCTTACTAACTACAAAGGAATACAATCTACTTAAAGTATTGGTTAAAAACAAAGGGCGTGTTATAAAAAAAGAAAAACTTTTTAACATGGTATGGGGAACTGACAGTTTTAGTGAGTTTTCTACCTTAACAGTTCATATTAATAAATTAAGAGAAAAGATTGAAAAGAATTCTAAAGATCCTAAATCTATTGTGACAGTATGGGGTGTTGGATATCGTTATGAGGGAGTTTAA
- a CDS encoding HAMP domain-containing sensor histidine kinase: MKRKLLVITLLWLIALLIVIFFTMRAPDNIDGINKVTINRIHQNLTDDLEKNIKFINDLTEEDLYSLVSVEIIDYQHKTYNEINKFFYDGAIDNKVVFKPIEGTDYIVKYYIEDHNCNNLEVLWFSLVITGAYLYLMIYTLMLHKNIIEPMKKISGITEQLARGYLGEVNLQYKNRYLKDFIWGLDMFRVQLSYERVKNAELEKNQKTLVAGLSHDIKTPLSSIKNYAIALKENIYEEKKDRNKALEIILDKAEVIEKLTNKLLNTSSKEIRNIEVKTKEIYMLEVHKRLDKIITQKTDLLHIDYVKPKLKENLLLIVDLERLQEVFDNIIENAIKYGDLETIKVSYSTEENHQLIEIYNTGSPVPKTEIKYIFNSYYRGSNISDKPGYGLGLYISKQVMKNMQGDIYAKNRTDGVSFIIVIKQVR; this comes from the coding sequence ATGAAAAGGAAACTTTTAGTTATAACATTACTTTGGTTAATTGCTTTATTGATTGTTATTTTTTTTACTATGAGAGCTCCTGATAATATTGATGGTATTAATAAAGTAACCATAAACAGAATACATCAAAACTTAACAGATGACTTAGAAAAAAATATTAAATTCATTAATGATTTAACAGAAGAAGATTTATATTCATTGGTAAGTGTAGAAATCATTGACTATCAGCATAAGACTTATAATGAAATAAATAAATTTTTTTATGATGGAGCTATTGATAATAAAGTAGTTTTTAAACCGATTGAAGGAACAGATTATATAGTCAAGTATTATATTGAAGATCATAACTGTAATAACCTTGAGGTTCTTTGGTTTTCTTTAGTTATAACTGGAGCATATCTATACTTGATGATCTATACTTTAATGCTTCATAAAAATATAATTGAGCCTATGAAAAAAATATCTGGTATAACAGAACAACTAGCAAGAGGTTATTTAGGCGAGGTAAATCTTCAATACAAGAATAGGTATCTAAAAGATTTTATATGGGGATTAGATATGTTTAGAGTACAACTATCATATGAAAGAGTTAAAAATGCAGAGCTAGAAAAGAATCAAAAAACATTAGTAGCTGGTTTATCCCATGATATTAAGACACCCTTATCTTCAATAAAGAATTATGCCATAGCCTTAAAAGAAAATATTTATGAAGAAAAGAAAGACAGAAATAAAGCTTTGGAAATAATACTGGACAAAGCAGAAGTAATAGAAAAACTCACAAATAAATTATTGAATACCTCATCAAAGGAGATAAGAAACATTGAAGTAAAAACAAAAGAAATATACATGCTTGAAGTACATAAAAGATTAGATAAAATTATCACACAAAAAACAGATTTACTACATATAGATTACGTTAAGCCTAAACTAAAAGAGAACTTATTGCTAATAGTTGACCTAGAACGATTACAGGAAGTATTTGATAACATTATTGAAAATGCCATAAAATATGGAGACTTAGAAACTATTAAAGTTAGTTATAGTACTGAAGAAAATCATCAATTAATAGAGATTTATAATACTGGATCTCCTGTACCTAAAACAGAAATAAAATATATTTTTAATAGCTATTATAGGGGGTCTAATATAAGTGATAAACCAGGTTATGGACTAGGGCTATATATATCTAAACAAGTTATGAAAAATATGCAAGGAGATATATATGCAAAAAACAGAACAGATGGTGTAAGCTTTATCATTGTTATTAAGCAAGTAAGATAA
- a CDS encoding DEAD/DEAH box helicase produces MGILKDFSKEVNKDEYFIELYRKMEIINFSNFFGLNLDVRYDEKEYFDLLRYSEILSFSDEPEDRNKSYKILSLLYSSYLNDQYYISYANEILVRLGNFPALDLVTKGRKNIQTSNEIEMEKIIKKTFQKDPYSINVFTDPQYNIYESLKKNNHFSFSGPTSLGKSFIMESFIKYLIYEHGFRENIAILVPTRALINQVSSKMKQELEILEAQNKAKIKYKVLSHPVIPKLLDNTNNRYLFVFTPERLISYLSNSDNPKIDYMFIDEAHKVVAINDSRGPLFYHAILQAERKSVKLFFSSPNVPNVDVFLSLFEKSTEEATQVNESPVSQNRYFLDLINNEITMFSEFGNDLKMDIVDETNSFNSWLYKLSSDSKSIVYCNSTKDTIRYASEFSRDLPIKNHSQINELINLVKVHVHKDYYLIDCLKKGVAYHFGRLPQRIREKIEVLFKNKVIDFIFCTSTLLEGVNLPAKNIFILSNYLGLSKFKDIDFWNLAGRAGRLTKELSGNIICTKVTTKQSNWGNIEGDLDIVRNKTIEPIKPLVIKGQKNFYKNVGNALKGMKFTKKKPTANEVEIWNHYANIAFIHELNDEPSVLKTNFVSKVSDGKKVLSTLRKNNQVPTRVLSTSSMIKAKYQNYIYNGDKTIFHKLPEEITYEACLNILNNFYDIYNWSIEESKGRSPLVKKRTRLKYYARLMKDWMNSTPLSLMITNVIDYYKDVGEFYDQPDKLKFTGKEKNIINMIINELMRDIETNLRFKIKNYFSNYHLLLREKYGENDAGANWGDFLEYGTSNRRIIELQNIGLPRYLATSILEEYNNYIEFIDDELTYFDIEGIINLMEENDPQLIELKTIFRL; encoded by the coding sequence ATGGGGATATTAAAAGACTTCTCCAAAGAGGTTAATAAAGATGAGTATTTTATAGAACTGTATAGAAAAATGGAGATTATTAATTTTAGTAATTTTTTTGGTTTGAATTTAGATGTTAGATATGATGAAAAAGAGTATTTTGACTTATTAAGATATTCAGAAATTTTGTCATTTTCTGATGAGCCAGAAGATAGAAATAAATCCTACAAAATTTTATCGTTACTTTATAGTTCTTATTTAAATGATCAATATTATATTAGTTATGCAAATGAGATTCTTGTCAGGTTAGGAAATTTTCCTGCCCTTGATTTAGTTACAAAAGGTAGGAAAAATATACAAACTAGCAATGAGATTGAAATGGAGAAAATTATAAAGAAGACATTTCAAAAGGATCCATATAGTATAAATGTTTTTACGGATCCACAATACAATATATATGAGTCACTAAAGAAGAATAATCACTTTAGTTTTTCCGGACCAACTTCTCTTGGAAAATCATTCATTATGGAGTCATTTATAAAATATTTGATTTATGAACATGGATTTAGAGAAAATATTGCTATTCTTGTTCCTACCCGTGCATTAATAAATCAAGTTTCGAGTAAAATGAAACAGGAATTAGAGATACTCGAAGCACAAAATAAGGCTAAAATTAAGTATAAAGTATTATCTCATCCAGTGATACCTAAATTGTTAGATAACACCAATAATAGATATTTGTTTGTATTCACACCAGAAAGGTTGATTTCATATCTTTCGAACTCAGATAATCCCAAAATTGACTATATGTTTATAGATGAAGCACATAAAGTTGTTGCAATAAATGATTCAAGAGGCCCTCTATTCTATCATGCAATTTTACAAGCTGAGAGGAAAAGTGTAAAACTTTTTTTCTCTTCTCCAAATGTGCCAAATGTTGATGTGTTTTTGTCATTGTTTGAGAAGAGTACTGAAGAGGCTACTCAAGTGAATGAATCTCCTGTATCACAGAATCGTTACTTTTTAGATTTAATTAATAATGAGATTACTATGTTTTCTGAATTTGGAAACGATTTGAAAATGGACATTGTTGATGAGACAAATAGTTTCAATAGTTGGTTGTATAAATTGAGTAGCGACAGCAAGAGTATTGTATATTGCAATTCAACGAAAGATACTATACGATATGCTTCTGAGTTTTCAAGAGATTTACCTATTAAAAATCATAGCCAAATTAATGAGTTAATTAATCTAGTCAAAGTACATGTTCATAAGGATTATTACTTGATAGATTGTCTTAAAAAAGGTGTGGCATACCATTTTGGTCGACTGCCTCAGAGAATTAGAGAAAAAATAGAAGTCTTGTTCAAAAATAAAGTAATTGACTTTATTTTTTGCACATCAACACTCCTTGAAGGGGTAAACTTACCTGCGAAAAATATTTTTATTTTAAGTAATTATCTGGGTCTGTCTAAATTTAAGGATATAGATTTTTGGAATTTAGCTGGAAGAGCAGGTCGCTTAACAAAAGAGTTATCAGGAAATATTATTTGCACAAAAGTAACAACTAAGCAAAGTAATTGGGGAAATATTGAAGGTGACCTTGATATAGTAAGGAACAAAACGATTGAACCAATCAAGCCTTTAGTAATTAAAGGTCAAAAGAATTTCTATAAAAATGTTGGGAATGCACTGAAAGGAATGAAATTTACAAAAAAAAAACCTACAGCTAATGAGGTTGAAATATGGAATCATTATGCCAATATTGCGTTTATTCATGAGCTAAATGATGAACCATCTGTGTTAAAAACTAATTTTGTTAGTAAAGTTTCTGATGGTAAGAAAGTGTTAAGTACCCTTAGAAAAAATAATCAAGTGCCTACAAGAGTACTTTCTACATCATCTATGATTAAAGCCAAATACCAAAATTATATTTATAATGGAGACAAAACTATTTTTCACAAGTTACCAGAAGAGATTACATATGAAGCATGTCTAAACATACTTAATAATTTTTATGATATTTATAATTGGAGTATAGAAGAATCTAAAGGAAGATCACCACTTGTTAAAAAACGTACTAGGCTTAAATACTACGCAAGATTGATGAAGGATTGGATGAATTCTACCCCATTAAGTTTAATGATAACTAATGTGATAGATTATTATAAAGACGTAGGGGAGTTTTATGATCAACCGGATAAACTTAAATTTACAGGTAAAGAAAAGAACATTATAAACATGATTATCAATGAATTAATGCGTGATATTGAAACTAATCTTAGGTTTAAAATAAAGAATTACTTCTCTAATTATCATCTGTTGCTTAGAGAAAAATATGGCGAAAATGATGCTGGAGCTAATTGGGGAGACTTTCTTGAATATGGAACTTCAAATAGAAGAATTATCGAACTTCAGAATATTGGGTTGCCACGATATTTAGCAACATCTATCCTTGAAGAATATAATAATTACATCGAATTTATTGATGATGAATTAACATATTTCGACATAGAGGGAATTATTAATTTAATGGAAGAAAATGATCCTCAATTAATAGAGTTAAAAACGATTTTTAGATTATAG
- a CDS encoding ABC transporter ATP-binding protein, with translation MSDILKVRNLCKTYVINKRQKHVLKNVNLEIKEGEFVAIMGPSGSGKSTLLYNISGMDKMTSGSVVFDGKNIDDLSEKELSKLRLHKMGFIFQQNNLLKNLSLIDNIIVSAYMARERKKKEINYNAIELMKKTAIIELADNDITQASGGQLQRVAICRALINEPKIVFGDEPTGALNSKSSEEIMDILNGINESGTTVMLVTHNVKVASKTERVLYMIDGKIENECVLGKYDKEKNDSKYRESKISQWLLDMGW, from the coding sequence ATGAGTGATATATTAAAAGTAAGAAATCTATGTAAAACCTATGTGATTAATAAAAGACAGAAGCATGTACTTAAAAATGTTAATCTAGAGATAAAAGAAGGGGAATTTGTAGCAATTATGGGTCCCTCAGGTTCAGGAAAATCTACATTACTATATAATATAAGTGGAATGGATAAAATGACATCAGGAAGTGTTGTTTTTGATGGTAAAAATATAGATGATTTATCAGAAAAAGAACTATCTAAATTACGATTGCATAAGATGGGATTCATATTTCAACAAAATAATCTATTAAAAAACTTAAGCTTAATTGATAATATAATAGTATCAGCATATATGGCTAGAGAGCGGAAAAAGAAGGAAATTAATTATAATGCAATAGAATTAATGAAGAAAACAGCTATTATTGAGTTAGCTGATAATGATATTACTCAAGCATCAGGAGGACAATTACAAAGAGTAGCTATTTGTAGAGCTTTAATAAATGAACCAAAGATAGTTTTTGGAGATGAACCTACAGGAGCATTAAATTCAAAATCTTCTGAGGAAATTATGGATATTCTTAATGGAATTAATGAAAGTGGAACAACGGTTATGTTGGTTACTCATAATGTAAAAGTTGCATCAAAAACAGAACGTGTATTATATATGATAGATGGTAAGATTGAAAATGAATGTGTTTTAGGTAAGTATGATAAGGAAAAGAATGATAGTAAATATAGGGAGTCCAAAATATCCCAATGGCTGTTGGATATGGGTTGGTAA
- a CDS encoding transposase: MTLPKRKKNRLNNYNYNRNGYYFITICTKNHKCIFSDVSDNNLILNEYGMVVEKHINKINKLYVSVKIDNYIIMPNHIHMILILCRERIVCVQQ; the protein is encoded by the coding sequence ATGACATTACCAAAAAGAAAAAAGAATAGACTGAACAATTATAATTATAATAGAAATGGCTATTATTTTATTACAATCTGCACTAAAAACCATAAATGTATTTTTAGTGATGTATCAGATAATAATTTAATACTTAATGAGTATGGAATGGTTGTAGAGAAACACATAAATAAAATAAACAAACTATATGTCAGTGTAAAAATAGATAACTATATAATAATGCCTAACCATATACATATGATACTTATCTTGTGTAGGGAACGCATTGTATGCGTTCAGCAGTAG
- a CDS encoding FtsX-like permease family protein, whose product MILKILNKDFLNNKVITVAIFIFIMLSAILISCGTSMFIDLNNSLDYFMGKADAPHFSQYHSGIIDQEAIDRWSKANPMVKVYQTSEMINIEGKKIFFNQVEYSQDNSVMDNAFVTQNEHFDFLLDLDNKMVTVNNGEIAVPIFYMQRYDLEIGDTLYIKDKNTEITFTITDFVRDVQMNPSILSSKRFVISESDFQTLKKAFGEIEYIISFKINDLTKISKFANHYGSSNLPQKGPAVDYQLIKIANSITDGLVAAVIILISLLLNIIALLCLRFTILSTIEEDYREIGVMKAIGIRPYDIKRIYIAKYFIISFSASIVGFIISILLNKHFSKNIMLYIGTAPKSLFKIILPLLATFIIFTMVIIICIIILRRFDKISAIDAIRIGSTGETYRSKKGLSLYRYSFVNANIFLGLRDVIQRFKLYMLLFFVFIVCTSVIIVPLNFINTIQSPDIVKYMGLGKCDMLIFLRQSDNTIETYNEMIDYIKNDPEVMNFAPFITCKYKVLNKDSYEESLTVETGDFSVFPIEYTHGLAPKLDNEIALSHLSAKELKKGLGDEIQLMVNGSYKTMIVSGIYQDITNGGKTAKASITPNHNKAVWYIINIEFDGDIIEKINEYKELFPEAKINDVMSYLQQTFGNTIDQLKLVTVLAIVLAILVSILITSLFLKMLIAKDSAQIAIMRAIGLASNDIKIQYITRSLIVLNLGVIIGTIVSNILGERILSMVLSIVGASNIKFVINPLEAYVFTPIILMVIVTITTLISIGNIKRISMSDISHE is encoded by the coding sequence ATGATACTTAAAATACTCAATAAGGATTTTTTAAATAACAAAGTTATAACTGTAGCTATTTTTATTTTTATTATGTTATCTGCTATTCTTATATCTTGTGGAACTAGCATGTTTATAGATTTAAATAATTCCCTTGATTATTTCATGGGAAAGGCTGATGCTCCACATTTTTCTCAGTATCATTCAGGTATAATCGACCAAGAAGCTATTGATCGTTGGAGTAAAGCTAATCCTATGGTTAAGGTATATCAAACTAGTGAAATGATTAATATCGAAGGAAAAAAAATCTTTTTTAATCAAGTAGAGTATTCTCAGGATAATTCAGTTATGGATAATGCTTTTGTAACTCAAAATGAACACTTCGATTTTTTATTAGATTTAGATAATAAGATGGTAACTGTTAATAATGGTGAAATTGCAGTACCAATATTTTATATGCAAAGATATGATTTAGAAATAGGAGATACTCTTTATATAAAGGATAAAAATACAGAAATAACATTTACTATAACTGATTTTGTTAGGGATGTACAAATGAATCCCTCAATTCTCAGTTCTAAGAGGTTTGTTATTAGTGAATCAGATTTTCAAACCCTTAAAAAAGCATTTGGTGAAATAGAATATATTATTAGCTTCAAGATAAATGACTTAACTAAGATATCCAAATTTGCAAATCATTATGGTTCATCAAATCTTCCTCAAAAAGGACCTGCTGTTGATTATCAGTTAATAAAAATTGCAAACAGTATAACAGATGGTCTAGTAGCTGCAGTAATAATTTTGATATCTTTATTGCTAAATATTATTGCCCTCTTATGTTTAAGATTTACAATTCTATCTACAATAGAAGAAGATTATCGTGAAATTGGTGTTATGAAAGCCATCGGAATACGACCCTACGATATAAAGAGAATTTACATAGCAAAGTATTTCATTATTTCATTTAGTGCATCTATAGTAGGCTTTATTATATCGATACTTCTTAATAAGCATTTTTCTAAAAATATAATGTTATATATAGGAACTGCACCTAAGTCTTTGTTTAAGATAATTTTACCATTATTAGCTACCTTTATTATTTTTACTATGGTAATAATTATTTGTATTATTATCCTTAGACGCTTTGATAAAATATCAGCTATTGATGCCATTAGAATAGGTAGTACAGGAGAGACCTATAGAAGTAAAAAAGGATTATCACTATATAGGTATTCGTTTGTTAATGCTAATATATTTTTAGGATTAAGGGATGTTATTCAACGATTTAAATTATATATGCTATTATTTTTTGTTTTTATTGTATGTACATCTGTTATTATTGTACCTTTAAATTTTATTAACACGATTCAGTCTCCTGATATTGTTAAATATATGGGATTAGGAAAATGTGATATGTTAATTTTTCTACGTCAATCTGATAATACAATTGAGACATATAATGAAATGATTGATTATATTAAGAATGACCCAGAGGTTATGAATTTTGCACCATTTATAACCTGTAAATATAAGGTATTAAATAAGGATAGTTATGAAGAGAGCTTAACTGTTGAAACGGGAGACTTTTCAGTATTCCCAATAGAATATACTCATGGATTAGCACCTAAGCTAGATAACGAAATTGCTCTTTCACATTTAAGTGCAAAAGAGTTGAAAAAAGGATTAGGAGATGAAATTCAATTAATGGTTAATGGTAGCTATAAAACCATGATTGTTAGTGGCATATATCAAGACATAACCAATGGTGGCAAAACAGCAAAGGCCAGTATTACTCCAAATCACAATAAGGCAGTATGGTATATTATAAACATTGAGTTCGACGGAGATATCATTGAAAAGATTAATGAATATAAAGAACTTTTTCCTGAAGCAAAGATTAATGACGTAATGAGTTATTTACAACAGACCTTTGGTAATACGATTGACCAACTCAAATTAGTAACCGTATTAGCTATTGTGTTAGCAATTCTTGTTTCAATATTAATCACTTCACTATTTTTAAAAATGCTTATTGCCAAGGACTCAGCTCAAATAGCTATTATGAGGGCTATAGGGCTAGCCTCAAATGATATTAAAATACAATATATAACTAGATCATTAATAGTCTTAAACTTAGGAGTTATTATTGGAACAATAGTATCAAACATCTTAGGTGAAAGAATATTAAGCATGGTACTTTCTATTGTAGGTGCATCTAACATAAAATTTGTTATCAATCCGCTTGAAGCTTATGTGTTTACTCCAATAATTTTAATGGTTATTGTAACAATTACAACACTTATTAGTATTGGTAATATAAAACGTATTTCGATGTCTGACATTAGTCATGAATAA